AAGATATTTTCAAAAGGAAGTCTCCAAAATACAGGTAATTCATTGGATGTAGTAATAGAAGGTGATGGTTTTTTTCAGGTTCTTAGACCTGATGGTACGGTAGCATATACCCGGGATGGTTCTTTGAAACAAGATAGTACTGGAAGAATGGTCACATCAGATGGTTATCCTATACAGCCTGAGATATATATACCTCAAGATGCGACTGATATTAGTATCACTTCAGATGGTACAGTTTCGGTTCAAACTGCTGGAAATAGTGTTCATCAAGAATTAGGGCAGATAGAATTAGCTCGTTTTTCTAATCCTGCAGGTTTAAATAGTGTTGGTAGGAATCTATATGAAGAGACAGGTGCTTCTGGGAATGCTATGATTAATAACCCTGGATCTGCAGGTTATGGCACTATAGTGCAAGGTTTTCTAGAAATGTCAAATGTTCAAGTTGTAGAAGAAATGGTTAATATGATTGCAGCTCAAAGAGCTTATGAAGTTAATTCTAAATCTATTCAGGCAGCAGACGAAATGTTAAGTACAGCTACACAGTTGAGAAGATGATTGTTTTGATAGGTAAAGTGATAGCTTTTTCTTAAGCATAATACAAAGGCAAGACATATTAGAAAGGTAAAATATGAAAACAAAGCTTATTAGGATTCTTTTTATCACTGTCATATTGACCCTAGCTATTTCTAATTTTATAAAAGCAGAGCAAATAAATATAAATATACCAGCAGAAGTAGAAGTATCAAGTTCTCCAGTTACTCTTGGTGATATAGCTCAAATTCATACTTCAAGAGAAGAGGATCGAAGTAAGATTGCTTCTATAGAATTAATTAGAATTCTCTTGCCTGGGTATTCTAGGCATGTACAAAAAAGTCAGATTAATTTAATACTTAATAACAGTAATTTTGAACCTGAATTAATAGACCTAAGTATGGCTAATGTTGTAAAAGTCACCAGAAGTAAAAGGCTTCTTGATACAAATTATTTAATTGATGAAGCTAGACAATTCTTATTATCATTAATAGAATATGATCCTGAAAAGGTAGAAATAACACCACGTTTTATGCCCCCAGAGATTGTCCTGGCTGATAGTGACTATGAATTAGAATTTGAATTAGCATCAAATAGGGTCCTTGGAAACATATCATTACAGGTAAAAGTAATAGTTGATGGTTTTTTATATAGACAGTTTTATATGGGTTTGCAAGTAAAAATTTATGAAGAAGTCTTTATAGCAAGAAGGGAGATTTCTGTAGGCGAAAGGATTAAGCAAGAAGACTTTCACAAAGTATATAAAGCTCTAAGTGATTTTAGAGGAGATATAATTAGGGATCTGGATAATACTCTAGTAAGAAATGGTATAGTTACAAGGAGGATTTCCAGAGATGGGGTTTTAACTACTTATCATCTTGCATTACCTATTATAGTCAGCCCATCTGATGTGTTACAAGCAGAGATTATATCTGGTGGAATCAGGGTGCGTACCCAGGTCATAGCAAGACAAAGTGGAAGAAAAGGTGATTATATCACAGTCGAAAACATAAATAATAAGCATAGATTTAGAGCAGAGATTATAAATTCTAATTTAGTCAGGCTAGTTTTTAACGAGGAGGGCTGAAGAAATGAAATACAAAAGTACAATTTTATTGCTAATGATTGTTTTCGTATTGTTTTTTATAACAGTTTATACTGTTTCTATAGAAGCAAGTTCCCTATGGAACGATGAAAGTGCTAATATATATCAAGCTAAACAGAGAAGCTTTGAAGTTGGTGACATTGTAACAGTTATAATTGAAGAGACATCAGCTGCATCCCACAGTGCAAATACTAGTCTTAGTCAAGAAAGTAGAATTGATGGTGGAGCAGGAACAGGTTTGCTTGATTTTCTCAGGAGTTTAGGTCTTTCTTATTCAGATCAAGATAGAGCTGATGGACAGACTCAAAGAAGTGGTCAATTAAGTGCAGATATAACTGTACAGTTAGTTGAGAGTTTTGATAATGGTAATTTTAAAATTTCAGGAACTAAATCAGTTAAATTAAATGATGAAGAACATATTATCAGTTTATCAGGTATTATTAGAGCTGATGATATAGATGAAGATAATTATATATCATCACATAAAATTGCAGATGCAATGATTGAGTTTGAAGGTCAGGGAGTTGTAAGTGCTAAGCAAAGGCCAAATATTTTCCAGAGATTATTGAATTGGATATTCTAATTAGCAGGAGATGAAGATATGAATGATAAGTTAAAATTTATAAAAATATTATTAGTCTTATTTGTATTAATGGTATCTCTAGGGATACAGGCTGAAGAAAGCCATGATCCTTTAGTCTCTATTGGAAATATTACTAGAATACGTGGAGTTAGGACGAATCAACTACATGGTTTTGGTTTAATTATAGGACTTGCAGGTACAGGAGATTCAAATAGATATGGGGCTACCGTGACTAGTCATGCGAATATGCTAAACAATATGGGTATAGAAGTAACAGCAGATCAGATAAATAGTCGTAATGTGGCAGCTGTAATGGTTACTGCGGTATTACCTGCTTTTGCACATGAAGGCGATACTATAGATGTTACCGTTAGTTCATTGGGAGATGCTAGAAGTTTACAGGGTGGTACCCTTTTTATGACTCCTTTAAGAGCAGCTAATGGAGAAATATATGCAGTTGCACAGGGCCCTAGTTCTATAGGTGGGTTTAATGTACAGGGAGCAGGGGGACAAGAACAACGTCAAAATCACCCTACTGTAGCGACAATTCCTAATGGAGCAATGGTTGAAAGAGAAGTGGAGTTTAGCTTGAGTAATGAGGAAATAGTATTTTTATTAGATAATGAAAATTCTGAGACTGCAAGAAATATAACAAATGCTATTAATCAAGAGTTTGAAGAATTTGGTCAAAGATATGCTAATGCTAGAACTTCAAGAGAGGTAGTTGTTGAAGTACCTGAAAGTTATAGAAATGATCTTGTAGCCTTTATTGCTGAGGTTGAAAAACTAGAAGTTAGGCCAGCTATTGAGGCAAGAGTAATTATTAATGAGCGAACTGGTACAATATCTATGGGTCATAATGTGAGAATTTCAACAGTTACAGTAGCTCACGGCAATTTAACAGTAAGTATTGATAGTAGTCAGCAGGTATCACAACCGCCAGCGTTTACAGATGGTGAAACTGTAATAACTGAGGAGACAGATATTACTATTGAAGAAGATGAAGCATATTTTATGCTTTTACCTTCAACTAGTTCAGTGCAAGACTTGGTTGCTGTTTTAAATACTATAGGGGCGACACCGCGAGATATAATTGCTATTTTACAAAACATAAAGGCACAGGGAGCATTACATGCTAAACTTGAATTAAGATAGACTATCGAAACCGTTAGCTTAAGCTGGCTATATACTAGTAATTTAATTCAGAAAACTAGAGTATAAAATATTGTGAAGAGGGGATAAATATGCAGATTAATACTGAACTTATGCGCCAGACATATACACAAGCTATAAGTGATTCAGGAATAGAAAAATTAAACGAAAATTTAGCCGCAAACAAAGACCTTGCAAATCAAAAAGCTGCATTATCTTCAAAAAATATTTTTGAAGCAGAAGAGCAAAAACTTAAAATGCTTGCAAATGAATTTACATCTATATTATTGAATCAAATGTTTAAAAGTATGAGAAATACAATCTCTGATGATCAATTATTACACGGAGGTTTTTCAGAAGAAATATTTACAGATATGCTAGATGAAGAGATGAGTAAGGTGGCTGCTAGTCAAAAAGGTTTTAATTCATTGGGTAGGAGTTTATATCAACAATTAAGGAGTAATTTATAGGACTTTATATTTATTTTACTTATTATACAAATATAATGCTTATCTAAGTAATAAGATATATTATAGAGATAAAGGAGGTGTTATTCATATTGAAGCAATTTAGATATTGTTTACTCTTTACTATAGCATTTATGATGGTGTTTAGTACAAGTTCCTTAGCGGATTTTTTTACCCATTTCATGGAAGAATTTATCAAGGAAGGTAAAGAGGTAAACATTTTGTTGAATGAGGAAATAGAAGAATTTAATATAATTTCAAAAGAGAACCTTATATTAGAAAGTGAAAATACTAGTTTTATAGCATTAGAAGCTGGAGAAAAATATCGTTTTTCACTAGAAAAAACAGAAGAAATTTTTTATACTGTTCAGATTTTTGCTTCACTTGTCAGGGAAAATGCAAATCAAGCCTGGAATCGTTTTTTAGATATGGGGTATTCAGAATTAAGTATGATAAAAGAAGATGACTTATATAAACTACGAATAGGAAATTTTTCCAATAAAGATGATGCTCAGTTTTTAATAAATGATTTGAAGAAGCAAGGATGGAATCCGTGGTTACTTGAAAAGAAGCAAGTAGATGATGTAAGAATAAATGTTTATGATGCTAGAGAACAACTTCTTTTTTGGGGTAATCAATTATCAATAAAAGGTGATATTAAAATAGATTCAAAAAATTATCAAGGTAAAAGTACCTTTATATTGGAAAATGGAATTCTTAGAATTGAAAATAGAACACAATTAGAAAATATTTTGGCAGGAATTATGGATTATGAATTTAAAGGTCAAGAAGTATCTAGTGAAGTATTAAAAGCATATGCAATTTCATTACGGACTCATATATTATCTCTTTTATATAATAATAACGGAATGGCTTTAAATATAAGTAAATATCAAGGTTTGTCTGAAAGAGAAGAATTTATATCTGCAGTTCGAAGAACTGAAGGTATTGTGATGGAAGACAAGCAGAAAGAAGGTCAATTATACTCAATAAATAGACTATTTTACTTTAGATTAAATCATCGAGTTTTTACAGATTTAAATTATGATTATAGAGATATCTTAAATACAATATATTCTGATTTTTATTTTAGAGATCTGAAAGAATTGCTTTTCCGTCAAACCATGGTTAATGCAGAAATAAGATGGGGATTAAGGTATAAAGAAATAAGAGAAACTACCTGGTATGGTCCAAGGGTAATAACTCTCGTTGAAGTAGACTTAGATAGACGCTTTATATATATTGAACCAGTTCTTGCTCAAGGTAGAGTTCCTGGCTTAGAAGATCTTTCGATGATGCTTAGCAGAAAAGAGGGTGCCTTAGTAGGTATAAATGGTGGCTATTTCCATTATTCTGGGAGACCTCTTGGATTAATTTATAAAGAAGGTGAGATTATATCTGAACCTATATTTAATAGGACAGCTTTGATACTCACTGATGAAAATGAAGCTGTTTTTTCTCAGCTTTCTTGGGAAGGGATTATAAATCATAATGGCAGCAGTATTAGTGTAAATGGAGTTAATAGAGTACCTGGAGAAAATGAAGTAACAATATTTAATAAATATTATTCTAACACTGCTCCAGCAATTAAGTTAGGGATATTAGAATTAATTGTGAAAGACGACTTAGTTAAAGAAATAAACTATATGGCAGAAGAACGTGCTAATGTTAGGGGTAGCAGCATACCAGATGATGGATTTATCATAAGGGTTCATGGTACATCCAGACAGAAATTTGATGAAGTAAAAGTAGGTGATAAAATTATACTTGAAAATAATTTTACACCGGATTTTGATGATTTAAATGTGAAAACTGCAATAGCTGCTGGGCCACTTTTGATAAAAGATAGTGAAATATCTATTACGTCTTCAGAAGAACGTTTTCAGCCAGATATAGCACTTGGGAGAGCGCCTAGAACTGCTGTTGGAAAGACTAAAGATAATAAATTGGTATTTTTCACTGTTGACGGTAGGCAGAATGATTATAGTATAGGTATTAGCTTGAATGAATTAGCTAATTTTATGCAAGATTATGGAATAAATGATGGTATGAATTTAGATGGGGGTAATTCAGCACGTATGGTTGTTAGGGGATTTACTATGAATAGACCTAGTGCTGATAGATTTATAAGTAATGGAATAATAATAGGGACGCAAATGTAGATAGGGGGTGTATATAATTTTGTTTATGATATAGTGTTCTAATAGAAGTTGAAAAGGAGAGAAGGAAATATATGCTTAGAATTAGAGAAAATATAATCTATGTTTTGATAATTTTGTTACTTATAGCAACATTACTAGACTTAGAAGTACCTATTGATATTTTATTTCAATTTTTTAGTTAATAAGGAAATGTAGTTAGTACTTTAATGAGGTGATAATTGTGAATAATGAACAGCAAGAAGAAGAACTTATCAAAGAAGCTCAAGACGGAAGTTGTAAGGCTATTGAGTTATTGATTAATTCAAACATGGATATTGTATATTCTAAAGCTAGATATTTCTTTATTAAAGGCTTAGATAGAGAAGATGTAATTCAAGAGGGATTAGTAGGCTTATATAAAGCTATTAGGGATTATCAAGAGGATAGGGCAGCTTCTTTTCGAGGCTTTGCACAACTATGTATACATAGACAAATGGTTTCAGCTATTAAAAGGGCAAATCGACAAAAACATATACCTTTAAATAGTTCTACATCTATAGATAAAGATATTGAATTTGGAGAGGGAAGTCGCTGTTTTAGGGAAATGCTGGCTAATGAAGAAGAAAATTTAGAAGACAGATATATATATCAAGAACAATTAACAATTTTATTTAATATAATTGACGAAGAACTAACAGAATTGGAAAAAGATGTTTTCATGCAATATTTAGAAAATATGTCTTATCAAGAAATATCAAAAAATTTAGACGTTAGTATTAAAACAGTTGATAATGCCCTACAGCGAGCCAGAAAAAAAATAGATAAAATAAAATATAATTATAATATGCAAGATTTAGTAGGTTAATAAAAATGTCATTTTTCAAAAAATTATTAAACTTAATTTATCCTGAAAATAATCATTGTTTGAAATGTAATGAAAATTATATTTTTAGTGAAATTACTGGGCTTTGTAGTGACTGTTTAAGTCAACTCCCCTTTTTGGAACACTATTGTTTTTCTTGTGGCCGTGCTTTGATTGATGAAAGCAGAAAGTATTGTAGTTTTTGTAGTGAAAATGGTTTTGCTTTTGATCAAGCAAGAAGCGCAGGGCTATATTCTGATTTATTAAAGTTTTTAATACTTAAGTTTAAATATGAGCTTAAGCTAAGCATATCTGAGACCTTAGGAGAGATATTATATTATACTTTTCAATTATATTATCAAAAAGGGAATATAAACGAAATTGTATATGTTCCAATACATAATCAAAGGCGAAAAGAGCGAGGATTTAATCAGGCAGAATTAATAGCTCAGGACTTATCTAAGAAGATAAAAATTCCACTTAATTCAAAGGTGGAAAGAATAAAAGTAACACCGCCATTATATAACTATGCCTTCCATGAACGTGAGAATATACTTAAAGATAGTTTTGCTTTAGAAAATAATTTGTATAAAGGTAAGACTTTGCTATTGCTTGATGATGTTTTGACAACTGGAGCTACGGCAAATGAACTGGCTAGGGTTTTAAAGGAAGTAGGAGGAGCTAATAAGGTGTTTTTATTAACTGTAGCTACAGCTATTACGTATTAAATATTATATAAAACAGTGCTAAAATAGCAGTAATCTATTTTGGTTGACATTGTTTTTTCCTTGTGTTATAGTAAAATTGATGGGTACATAATTGGCCAATTTTTAATAACCCATTTAAAGAATACTTAGGAGGAATGTTTTATAATGATTTTTACAGGAAAAGTAAAATGGTTTGATGCTCAAAAAGGTTATGGTTTTATTGAAAGAGAAGATGGCGATGATGTATTCGTTCACTTTTCTGCTATTGAAGACGAAGGATTCAAAACATTAGAAGAAGGACAAGAAGTAGAATTTGAAATTGTTGATGGAGATCGTGGTCCTCAAGCAAGTAATGTTGTTAAATTATAAATGAAAGTCACGTCTTTATAATATAGCAGCAAACCCTAATTGTTTAAAGCAATTAGGGTTTTTTGCTGTAGCCTAATTATATATGTCAGCTTAGATTTTCTGCATATTTTTGTTTTAAGAGGATAATATATTATTAGGTAATGATCGTTCGCTAATTATACTTCCTTATAATTTGTATTCTAGTTTACATTTTTTAAAATAATAAAAAATATCTAATTTTAGAAGAAGGAATCTATTGTCTTTTTGTCGAATAGTTATAATATAGATAATCTTTTTCCTAATAGCAAGTATTGACAATTTATGATTAATACTTAGCTAAAAGAATAAAATTATTCAATTAGGATTATGGAAGGAGTGGGTAGGATAATGAAAGTGATGACTTATGGAAAGAATATCGATGTAACACCTGCTTTAAAGGATTATGCAAGTGAGAAGTTGAGTAAGATGACTAAGTATTTTAATGGTGACCCAATGGAAGCACATGTTTCTTTTGAGGTTGAAAAGGAAAGACATATTGTAGAAGTAACAGCTTATGTAAATGGCTTGATACTAAGAGGCGAAGAAGTCAGTGGAGATATGTATGCATCTATCGATGGTGTGATTGAAAAACTTGAACGCCAGGTACGTAAATATAAAACTAAGATTAAAAAGAAAATAAGAGAAAGAAAGCAAGAATTGAAAGAAGAGTACAAGGAAGAAAGGACAGAGAAAATTCTTCAAGCTAAGTTTGAAGAAGAGGATGAGTATAATCCTCAGGTAGTAAGAACAAAGAAGTTTGCTATTAAACCGATGGATGTTACAGAAGCTGTAATGCAAATGGATTTACTTGGTCATGATTTCTTTGTTTTCTCGAATGCTAACACTGAAGAAGTGAATGTTGTTTACAAAAGAAAAAAAGGAGATTATGGTTTAATTGAACCAACTTTCTAAAAAGCTGGGACTATAATCTTTAATATAATTTTTTTGAAAGCTCCCGTGTAAAGCGGGAGTTTTTTCGTAGGAAGGTATGACTTTAATCTGGCTTTATGTAATTTACTTTTATATATAAGTAAAAATATTGACATACATATAAAAAGCCTTCAATAATTTCTGCATTGATATTTATTTTAATTATAGCAATTGTACCTCATTTGCTACCAACAACAGGTATTGGCCACTATGTTTTGCTTGCTCTTTTAATTCTTTCTATGTGGTCTGTAGTATTTACTGTAATGCCTTATTTTGGCTACCTTTATCATATAAGAAAGTTAGAGAAAAAGGAAAATGATTGTTGAAAAAACAAAAATTCAATAATTATATTTTTATGCAGGTGAATGCCTGCTTTTTTCTTTTTGCTGATAATAACAATACTTTAGCACCAAGTATGCATTGAGTATAGCAGAAAGATTGAGATTCTTTACATTTAATGTTATAATATATTTTGTATGACTATATGCTCTTAATTAGACAATGTTTATTAAAAAATTAATATAAATGAGGGTGATAAAATGTTAGGTTTATTTAAAAAGATATTTAAGGACGGCAATACGAAAACTTTGGAAAAATTACAGCCCATTGTTGATGAAATAAATTCATTGGAGCCTGAGATACAGGCACTATCAGATGATGAACTTAAGGGCAAAACTGAAGAATTTAAATTACGACTTAAGGAAGGAGAAACTTTGGATGATTTGCTTCCTGAAGCCTTTGCAGTTGTTAGAGAGGGTGCTCAAAGATGTACTAAAGAGAAGTTTCGCCATTATGATGTTCAGTTAATTGGTGGTATAGTACTACATCAAGGCTCTATTGCTGAGATGAAAACTGGTGAAGGTAAGACATTAGTGGCAACTTTACCTGTTTATCTAAACGCATTAAGTGGTAAAGGTGTTCATGTTATTACAGTAAATGATTATCTGGCTAAAAGGGATAGTGAATGGATGGGTAAGATTTATCGTTTTCTTGGTTTATCTGTAGGTGTGATTGTAAATGGTATGACTCCTGAACAACGAAGAGAAGCTTATAGCTGTGATATAACCTATGGAACCAATAATGAGTTCGGGTTTGATTATCTGCGAGATAATATGGCTAGGAATCCGGAAGATGTAGTTCAAGGTGATCTTCATTATGCTATATTAGATGAGGTCGATAGTATTTTAATTGATGAAGCTAGGACGCCTTTGATAATATCAGGTCCTGTGCAGGAATCCACCAAAGATTATACGAAATTTAATCGAATTATACCTCGTTTAGTAAAAGATAAAGATTTTGAAATAGATGAAAAGAGTAATGTTGTTACTTTGACTGAAGAAGGTGTTGAGAGAGTTGAAAAAATGTTGGGTGTTGAGAATCTTTATGATGATGAGAATTTCAAACTTACACATCAGCTAAACCAGGCTCTCAGGGCTCATGCTTTAATGAAAAAAGACAGAGACTATATTGTAACAGATGGGGAAGTTAAAATTGTAGATGAATTTACTGGTAGGGTTATGGAAGGTCGTCGCTATAGCGAAGGTTTACACCAGGCTATTGAAGCCAAAGAAGGTGTGGCTGTTAATAAAGAAAGCCAAACATTTGCTAGTATAACCTATCAGAATTTCTTTAGAATGTATGATAAATTATCTGGTATGACAGGTACTGCTGAAACAGAAGAAGAAGAATTTATTAAAATATATGGTATGGGAGTTATTGTTATTCCTACAAATGAACCTTTACAAAGAGATGACAGAGCAGACATGGTATTCGCTAATGAAGAAGATAA
This region of Halanaerobiaceae bacterium ANBcell28 genomic DNA includes:
- the flgG gene encoding flagellar basal-body rod protein FlgG, with amino-acid sequence MISALWTSATGMGAQQTNIDIISNNLANVNTTGFKKSRVNFQDMMYQRLNQAGTPNAQGAQVPIGIEIGHGTKVSATQKIFSKGSLQNTGNSLDVVIEGDGFFQVLRPDGTVAYTRDGSLKQDSTGRMVTSDGYPIQPEIYIPQDATDISITSDGTVSVQTAGNSVHQELGQIELARFSNPAGLNSVGRNLYEETGASGNAMINNPGSAGYGTIVQGFLEMSNVQVVEEMVNMIAAQRAYEVNSKSIQAADEMLSTATQLRR
- the flgA gene encoding flagellar basal body P-ring formation chaperone FlgA, translating into MKTKLIRILFITVILTLAISNFIKAEQININIPAEVEVSSSPVTLGDIAQIHTSREEDRSKIASIELIRILLPGYSRHVQKSQINLILNNSNFEPELIDLSMANVVKVTRSKRLLDTNYLIDEARQFLLSLIEYDPEKVEITPRFMPPEIVLADSDYELEFELASNRVLGNISLQVKVIVDGFLYRQFYMGLQVKIYEEVFIARREISVGERIKQEDFHKVYKALSDFRGDIIRDLDNTLVRNGIVTRRISRDGVLTTYHLALPIIVSPSDVLQAEIISGGIRVRTQVIARQSGRKGDYITVENINNKHRFRAEIINSNLVRLVFNEEG
- a CDS encoding flagellar basal body L-ring protein FlgH, which gives rise to MKYKSTILLLMIVFVLFFITVYTVSIEASSLWNDESANIYQAKQRSFEVGDIVTVIIEETSAASHSANTSLSQESRIDGGAGTGLLDFLRSLGLSYSDQDRADGQTQRSGQLSADITVQLVESFDNGNFKISGTKSVKLNDEEHIISLSGIIRADDIDEDNYISSHKIADAMIEFEGQGVVSAKQRPNIFQRLLNWIF
- a CDS encoding flagellar basal body P-ring protein FlgI, whose translation is MNDKLKFIKILLVLFVLMVSLGIQAEESHDPLVSIGNITRIRGVRTNQLHGFGLIIGLAGTGDSNRYGATVTSHANMLNNMGIEVTADQINSRNVAAVMVTAVLPAFAHEGDTIDVTVSSLGDARSLQGGTLFMTPLRAANGEIYAVAQGPSSIGGFNVQGAGGQEQRQNHPTVATIPNGAMVEREVEFSLSNEEIVFLLDNENSETARNITNAINQEFEEFGQRYANARTSREVVVEVPESYRNDLVAFIAEVEKLEVRPAIEARVIINERTGTISMGHNVRISTVTVAHGNLTVSIDSSQQVSQPPAFTDGETVITEETDITIEEDEAYFMLLPSTSSVQDLVAVLNTIGATPRDIIAILQNIKAQGALHAKLELR
- a CDS encoding rod-binding protein codes for the protein MQINTELMRQTYTQAISDSGIEKLNENLAANKDLANQKAALSSKNIFEAEEQKLKMLANEFTSILLNQMFKSMRNTISDDQLLHGGFSEEIFTDMLDEEMSKVAASQKGFNSLGRSLYQQLRSNL
- a CDS encoding phosphodiester glycosidase family protein, whose amino-acid sequence is MKQFRYCLLFTIAFMMVFSTSSLADFFTHFMEEFIKEGKEVNILLNEEIEEFNIISKENLILESENTSFIALEAGEKYRFSLEKTEEIFYTVQIFASLVRENANQAWNRFLDMGYSELSMIKEDDLYKLRIGNFSNKDDAQFLINDLKKQGWNPWLLEKKQVDDVRINVYDAREQLLFWGNQLSIKGDIKIDSKNYQGKSTFILENGILRIENRTQLENILAGIMDYEFKGQEVSSEVLKAYAISLRTHILSLLYNNNGMALNISKYQGLSEREEFISAVRRTEGIVMEDKQKEGQLYSINRLFYFRLNHRVFTDLNYDYRDILNTIYSDFYFRDLKELLFRQTMVNAEIRWGLRYKEIRETTWYGPRVITLVEVDLDRRFIYIEPVLAQGRVPGLEDLSMMLSRKEGALVGINGGYFHYSGRPLGLIYKEGEIISEPIFNRTALILTDENEAVFSQLSWEGIINHNGSSISVNGVNRVPGENEVTIFNKYYSNTAPAIKLGILELIVKDDLVKEINYMAEERANVRGSSIPDDGFIIRVHGTSRQKFDEVKVGDKIILENNFTPDFDDLNVKTAIAAGPLLIKDSEISITSSEERFQPDIALGRAPRTAVGKTKDNKLVFFTVDGRQNDYSIGISLNELANFMQDYGINDGMNLDGGNSARMVVRGFTMNRPSADRFISNGIIIGTQM
- a CDS encoding sigma-70 family RNA polymerase sigma factor; this translates as MNNEQQEEELIKEAQDGSCKAIELLINSNMDIVYSKARYFFIKGLDREDVIQEGLVGLYKAIRDYQEDRAASFRGFAQLCIHRQMVSAIKRANRQKHIPLNSSTSIDKDIEFGEGSRCFREMLANEEENLEDRYIYQEQLTILFNIIDEELTELEKDVFMQYLENMSYQEISKNLDVSIKTVDNALQRARKKIDKIKYNYNMQDLVG
- a CDS encoding double zinc ribbon domain-containing protein; this translates as MSFFKKLLNLIYPENNHCLKCNENYIFSEITGLCSDCLSQLPFLEHYCFSCGRALIDESRKYCSFCSENGFAFDQARSAGLYSDLLKFLILKFKYELKLSISETLGEILYYTFQLYYQKGNINEIVYVPIHNQRRKERGFNQAELIAQDLSKKIKIPLNSKVERIKVTPPLYNYAFHERENILKDSFALENNLYKGKTLLLLDDVLTTGATANELARVLKEVGGANKVFLLTVATAITY
- a CDS encoding cold-shock protein; the protein is MFTGKVKWFDAQKGYGFIEREDGDDVFVHFSAIEDEGFKTLEEGQEVEFEIVDGDRGPQASNVVKL
- the raiA gene encoding ribosome-associated translation inhibitor RaiA; amino-acid sequence: MKVMTYGKNIDVTPALKDYASEKLSKMTKYFNGDPMEAHVSFEVEKERHIVEVTAYVNGLILRGEEVSGDMYASIDGVIEKLERQVRKYKTKIKKKIRERKQELKEEYKEERTEKILQAKFEEEDEYNPQVVRTKKFAIKPMDVTEAVMQMDLLGHDFFVFSNANTEEVNVVYKRKKGDYGLIEPTF